The Hemiscyllium ocellatum isolate sHemOce1 chromosome 5, sHemOce1.pat.X.cur, whole genome shotgun sequence region ATCTTCATATGCCTGGCTAGCTTGACAGGAATACATTGCTTCTTAGTTATGTTCCCATTAACCTGACTCCTCATTGGAAACATAGCTACATTGCAATAATTGAAGCTCTATGTTGACTGATGACTTACCTGAACAAATCTGAATTCTCGCCAGTTCATTGCATTGCTGACAGATGGGAGGGATGTTACTCCAAGTAAGCAGAAAACAAAAAAGCCTAAAATTCCGAGTGCATAAAACAAATCACTACGCCACACCCATTTCATCTCCAACTCTGTGGTTGCGTTCTTTTGCACCTGTGATGAAAACAAGGAATAAACTTTATGATAAAACAAAGTAATCAGAAAGCATTTTCCCTCTCTGGTGTGGCATGAGTAATGGAGGGAATATTGGGAAAATACAGTGAGATTTCTAAACATGTTGAGGTTGGGAAATATTTTTTAATATTCCCCTCAAGCCTTGAATGATGACCTCAGAATATCACCATTGAGTGGTGAGGACCTTATTTCACTGCATTTGCATCATGTTAAAGCCCCAGCTGGCCTTAtttatagtcaagattagagtggcgctggaaaagcacagcaggtcaggcagcatccgaggagcaggaaaattgatgttttgggcagaagccctgcatcaggaaccTTTCCTAATgcagggctcctgcccaaaacattgattttcctgctcttcggacgctgcctgacctgctgtgcttttctggctccattttaatcttgactctgatctccaacatctgcagtcctcactttcgccaggcCTTATTTATACACTGTTTCCAAATACCCTTCTTTCCTTGAGAAAACATACAGCACCAATTCCTGATATGTAAATCAGAGCAGGCACTTGGAGGCTTGTCTTGGCCATCATGTAACTGTTTCTTCTAACAATGTCCCTATGTATTCCATAGCTACTATGCTCCTCAACTCTCCAGTTGTCCATGTCAGCATCAACAACGCTATACAAGCCTCACTGCATTACCATGCCTCCTCGCAGTTTGATTTTCCCGCCTTTCAAGAATAAAGCTCCTTTACCTTCATTTGCCTATATATCTGTTCATATGTCTGCCTTTCTTGACAGGTATACACTGCTTCTTAGTTATGTTCCCATTAACCTGACTCCTCATTGGAAAATGAGGAGTGATCCTGGAAAAAGAAGCAACTCAAGTCTTTGATGTGTTGCATTGTACTGGGTCACTGAGGGAATGGTAACCGTGAGAGAGAGCAATTGGAAATAGCAGGTTGAGCCCTTGTAGTGAAGAGAAGAAGAGTAAGGGAGAGCACTGAAAAGGGGTGGGGACAGGCTAGAGGTAGGATAATCACACAGATCCTCTCTCTATGTGGAGAGAGTGTAGAGCAAAGAATTTTCCAAGTTCTGGGCATTCCTCATTAAAATTTGATGCCCTGGCTACAGTCATTAATGTCATGGTTCAGGGATCCTTGACATCTGAGGCTTGCTGCCAACGAAGAGTTAGTTGCTTGTGAGAGATGAACAAAACTTGGCCACTGCAACTTCTTTCATCCTGGGGATATCTCCAGAGAACTCTCACATGACTGTGACATTAACCGGGTCTGATTGTAAAGAACATAATACAGCATCTTGTTAATAGTGCACATGAAAATGTATTGACAAAAGTGAAAAGTAATTATCCACGTTGCTTCACTTGCTTCACTTAACAGTGCACATTACTTGTCCTTGTTGCTTTGTCTCCTGCTATATGTGTTGTGACCTCTGTTGCTGGGCTGGAGGAAGCTTGTTCGGTTCACTTGGAAGATCTGGGCTGACTTTGGGCCTAGCAGACACAGCTTGCTGAAAGTTTCCTGCCAGGTACAGGCTTGCCATCTTTTGCTTCAATAGTGCCAGTGCTAGAGTGTGTGgcagctctgtgtgtgtgtagaggtgGCAGGGAGAATATGGTAGCCTCTAATGTAGCAGAgcggagaaggtcattgaccttggTCTGGCACTGTTGGGGATCCCCATTCAGCTGGGATACTGTTCTGAGCTGCGTTGTAATTTGCATCCAGGCCAGTTAGGTCTGATAATGTGGCTCTGTCAGTCTGTGGCAGAAAAAAAGTACTGCCCTCCTCCCACtaacccatccaccacctcctcaaggccCCTGTCTGTGAAGCCTTATTTCCCATTGTACCATATTTTCAGTCGTAGGGGTGAAGCACCATAAATAAGGGCCAGGTCCTGGCTTGCAGCATTCGAGGAGGTGTACAGCTGAGTTTTTAATGTGGTGCCTTCAGTGTGAACACTGGAACGTTCCACTGGTGGTGAGCACTTCCAGCTCTCTTCCCATGTGATTCCCCGAGAAAGGCACACAAGAATTTGGTTCCAAAATTAAGAAGATGAGGAAAGTGCAATTGCATCAGAAAAGTCACTGCGAGACATGACAGACTGAGTGTTATGATTCTCACGTGATGAAACACTTGAATTGAAAATGAGCAAATTCTGCTCTAGGCATTAGCTATCTGCGTATTAGGTTGACAGTTTGACAAACCATTTGTTGAGAAATAATCCTAATTTGACCAGACAAGGCTTTCAAACCATCTTCTTAGACTTCATCTCTCAGTGTATTTACATCAGCTATTCTCAAGGTCCTGACTCCACAATAATTAATTGCAAACAAAAGAATCTGACAAAAGGGCTGAGATCCATATATAAACAATGGCAAAAAAGGAACCATTAAAAAATACTAGGGACTTGCAGAATATGTCAAAAAGGTTGAAACTTTCTCAGATTTTGTGGGTCTTTGAGAAAAGTATTCTGCTGTGTTCTTAGCATCCTGGGGGATTAACAGCTGAACCTGTACCAGGAGCCAGAATCTTGGCTTATCTGGAaaacagagggaaattgaaaggATGGGAAGAAACAATATCCAGACAAGAATAACAATGCACAGTgaacaaagattttaaaaataattacagTAGATAACATATTGACATCCTGTTGATAACCAGCATTAACACATTTGGGAATTGAAACTGGTTGTGGACAAtagcagaacgtgcaaactaaAATCACACTGTGTACATAAAATATGGCCAGGTCATTGTCACTTGCTTTTCACCACTGACCAAAATAACCTTCACCCCATGATCTCTGAGAAGTGGGGGGTACAACATGAGAAACAAAATGCAAATCTGGACAATCCTGAAGTGATATTGTTCCACATCTAATGCTGCATGTGCTTAAAAAGCACATGCCAGTCAGTCATTTTTCTCATTAAAATAAGATGGTCTTTTGGCATATGCTTGGAGGCAGTGACATGTTAAAAGTGCTCAAAATAAAACTCATACAGTTCACAAGATTGAAGGTACCTGTGCATAAGGAAGTCTACCCAGCTTggagggctgaatagcctacttctgctcctaattcagaTGTTCATACTGTGATGTGATATATTTGATTCATAtaactttgaatttttttttagttcagATGTTTGAATTTTGAACAAGTGGCATATGGCTTTTCTGTGTACATGAAGGGGTTTGATGATTTGTTATAAATATTTCTGCAGCCATGGTGATCTTTTTTAAAACAGTGTGAATTAACATGGCTGAAGAGTAATGAGTTTATGCTTATATTGGGAGAACTTTATGAATGTACAAAGTAAGCAGTAATGCAATAAGTTCCAATTTATAAAgccttttttcttttgatttgacAAAATACTCGTAGCTTTAAAATAAGTTTAGTTTTGATTTGAAAGGTTCTTCAATATTCTTTGCTCAAGTTGAATGTGTAAAGTGGTTGTTCTTAGAAAGGGAGAAGCTTAGATTTGTTAAAAATAGGTTACCTTAGTGTTAGGAGTTTATTAAAAGTTCTAGACAAGAATTGCTTGGTTAAAACCCTGAAGGAGTTATTTGAACCTGAGAAAGTTTAATATCAGCTGTATGAAGATCCAGGAAGTTGCTATTAGATTCTCAAGGTGTGGAGTTGAAACCATAGTTAAACTAAGTCTACaggggtgacagagaaaggaattcTATCTAGCATGAGTACTGAAATGGGGTTCTTTGGGATGACATTTTTacaatatttttcaaaatatttacaaCTTTCTTTGTTGATTGCATTTTATCTTCATTCCTTTTGTATAATAAACTTGTTTTGTTGTAAAAACATGTTTTAGCAAGAGAACGCTAAGTTTAAACCAAAATAATGACCAAAAAAGAAAGATGTATTAAGCCAAATTTTAGCCTGGATTCTGACTTATCCAATAATAGCATCAACTGGCAACATAAAGAATGTTTTATAAGTAATgcaatttagggaaggaaatctgttggcCTTACCTTGtgtggtctacatgtgacacatgcTGTTTACAACAATGGTCTAGGAAcaccattcagttcaaggaaaATTAGGGTTAGGCAACAATTCTGGTTCTGCTGGTGACACCCACTTCCcatcaaaataatttaaaagaaatacaACTCTGTTCCATAGTAAGCTAATACCTGCCTTTCCAATTGTCAGTCCCCCTTCCCTGCAAAGGGACCCCCACTATTAATCAGCACACACTTCCTGAGCATGACGtctcaccttcctcactatcctcatTCGAACTTACCCCTGTTCCACTCTCCAGACACCTTCTTGCCTTACAGCTGGCCAGTAAGTTATTCTGGCTGGCCACAGCTAGAAAAAATCCTGAGTAAAATTAAAACCGGTCTTGCCATTTCATTTGATCCCACTTCTATCATTCCTTCCCACATCACATGATTTTTGGAGCCTTAATTTCTATTTGTTCTGCTACTTTAAAAACAATTGCATACATACAGCCCGCGATCTGTCCGTTActgcactgttttaaaattatttcactcAGTTGCTGTTATCTgactttctctctccctatcccaATGAATCATTGCATACTTTCCTATGATAAACTTCGTTCACCATGTGCCTGCACATTTCACTAATCTGTTTTCGTCCTTCTGAAGTCTGTTAACTTCTTATTCACTGTTTACTGATTTCTGAGTTTTATGTGACCTGCAGGATTTGAAACAACACCCTCTATACCCAGGATATTTAGATACATCAAAAATAAGAACAGCTCCAGCATTAACCCATGAAGGACACCCTTGATgtgaaaaatatttgttcattattatttttcattatttgttCATTATTGTTTTCTGTATCTTCACCAATTTTGTGTTCTCAAAACTGCTGATATTTTATCCCATGAGCTTCAATTTTGTCAAAACATCTATGATGTGGTGTTTTATCAATTTATTTAATTTCTCTTAGACAATCCTTCCATCTTATTTTGGCCCTTCACTTGTTTAAAAACTGTTTATTTCTAACATCTTCCAGTTCTGAGGTGGGTCATTAACCCCGGACATTTCAGAAAAATATGCATTGTACAGAGTTACATTCAGGCCAATTGCTGCACATATTTCAagatttttctgatttttttttgtccacaGAGCCTGAGTTACAACAGTATCACATTCACATCTCATTTTCACATGTATGTTCTTCTGCCCTACTCAACTGAACCAACTGAAATTCTTCTTTCAGACAatactttccaaatccatgtccACTACCATTTGAAAGGTCAAGAGTAGGAGATAGATTGAACAACATcacttgcaaattcccctctaagccactcactattttgacttggaaatatatcactaatcctttattgttcaaaatcctggaaatcactCTCTATGAAagtacctacagcaaatggactccAGTGGTTCAACAGGGCAGCGTGCTAGCGCCTACTCAGGAGCAACTATGGTagagcaataaatgttagccaagCCAACAATATTCACATTCCTGGATGAATTCATTAAGAATGTACAAACTGGCTTGATGATGAAAGAAGATTGAGCCCTTAGTttctaaattcaatgagtatttGTAACTTTGTGGGGAGGCGAAGGGTATAGTCATAGTGATCAAGAACTTCAGGCTAATGTTCTCATTGATtgtggtagatggtgaaatttgaatccaataatagTCTGGAATGTGCAAAAAGACtgagcctaatggtgaccatgcatTCACCACAGACTATTGTAACTATTTGTCTGGGTCACTAATCTCCTTTCGAGGAGAAGATCTTCCTTCCTTACCTCGTctcatctacatgtgactccagttctGCAGCAATGTGGCGAGTCTTATCTCGTCTCTGAACCGTTAAGGATAATCAAATGTCAACTCTCCATGAGCAAATATAtaagacaaaatggaaaaccaaaagaactgctgatgctataaattataaaaaaaacagaattccagattcTCAAGAAAACCTATTTGAATATTTATTTGATAAAATTAGCTAGAAATAATCACACAGCCACCAGTGCAATGAAGCTCACATATCTTGTTTGAGAATATAGCTACATGTTCTCCATTACACCTTGGCTTAGGAAATGTACAGGATGATGCAATATTTGGGTTGGAGAAACTGGATGAAGAAAACATGTGAATTGATGAGACGTGTTTATCAGAGCTGTTGCTTAATCTTAGATGTTACTATTGAAGGAATGGTCATACATTGACATAAACAAAGCAAGAAAATGTTAATGCTATAATGAATTTTAAATTTATATCAAAATTACTGCTCCTGGGAATTGCCTTTGACTGAATTCTTGGGCAGAAGGATCTGCAGGGGTTTAGTTCTGCTTTCTCTTATTTTCTCTTTGTTCTTGTAAGGAGTTATAGACCTTGACTTGCTATGTCCACTCAAAGCAGTAGGGTAACATAGAACCAAAATCAAAGTCTGCTACATTGCAGTGCTGCAATTCAAATTTGGTATACTGCACGACACTGATAGAAACAGTATTAGAACAGACATACaataacagcacaggaacaattCTCACCTGGGATACAATACGATTCATTTGTTTCCAATAGTGTGTATATCTGAGTGGCTTGACCAATGAGTAGAAAACATGAAGGAAGCCATAAGCAAACGATACAAGCCCAAGTTGCTTTCGACACAACATCCACCGGTCGAGCCAATCAGGGAATCGCTTGTACTTTGTCCCTCTGCGGAGCTGAATGAAGGCAGCAATGACACCCGGCAGATAAACCAAgctcagcagaatgagagagaCAATTGGAAAAACATGATTGGGTATGGAAATTATCATCCGATAGGTCTGATCAGTGTTCTTAGTTACATAAGAATAGATCACTTGAAGCACCACATAGTACAAGAAGAAGAATACTGTGAGACCAGCTGTTATATAAAGTGGTAGTCTCCACATTGGAAAGAGCTGAAGAGGGTAGTTCTCCAGTTCTTCAGCTGCCAGAAGGGATCCCTGGTCAAGAGGAGTGAGGCTGATGCTTCTGGCAACATCCATCACCAGTTGTTTAGATGGATTGTCATCCCCACAAACAAAAACCTGAAACACAACATGACGATTTCTATTACCAGTGAAAATATTGTTGCCAACATTCAATATATTTAGCACTATTCAATTAATATTGCTTTTGAAATACAGTCAGCTAGACAGTGTTGACAATAGTTTTAATTCACTCTTGCCATCACCACATTCCTTACAAAACAAGTAGACATAACATGATCTTACCTGACTGTTGGCATCCAAACTCCCTGACTGCAGAGCCCAGGCTGAAACTGTGTTGAATCCCTTCACCACATTGGTTTTGGGAACCAACTGGGACAGATATTGTGCATTGGATTCAGGATATTGATTCATTTTGAGGTTGTTGCTCACATCGACCAGCACCTTCCCATCCAGCTGGTCAGACAGGGCTGAAATGAAATCATAGTTCTCCCTGTGAACTGCCAGGAAAATGATCTTGGATGTATTCAGGGCCTCCGCATGGCTAAACACTTGCGCTCCACTTGGCAGCAGGGTAGAGTTCCTTGGGTCTCGGCTACCATAGACCACTGGGTAGCCTGACTTGAGCAGCCTCATGCCCAAAGATCTTCCAAAGTCCCCAGTGCCAAAAATACAGATCGTTTCCTGCTTATGATCCAACCTTTTTCTGCTGCTGGTCTGGTGAAGCGGAACCAAGCCTGTTGAATTGGTATCCATTTCTGGAAAACAAAATCAGTAGAAATATTACAATGGTCTCTTTAGTCAGGTTGCTCCCAGAAATCAAAACATACCCAAGCTatatttttccaatttttttcttaATATTAATTCCTAATTTTCAATCTGAAAATGTTTTTAactacattttcaaaaaaaaatgtttggagtCTTTTTGCTTTAGCAGTAAGCAgccacattttttttcttttggacaATAAACTGGAAAATGGAAATTAGACTACTAAATATCCACAAGAGCCAGGaaagttgattccagagttgagagggttggcttataaGGAGACACTGAGTAGAATGgcactatactcattggaatttagaacatTGAAGGGAGAATcttgtagaaacatataaaataaagaAGGGAGTAGTttagatagaagcagggagggtgtttccactgatgggtaaAACTAGAACGAGGAGGCATACTCTCAAAATAaggtggagcagatttaggaatgcaatgaggaggaacttcttcacccaaaaggttgtgaatctgtggaattccctgcccagtgtaTAAattgaggctaccttgttgaatatTTATAAGGTAAAAataggtagatttttgaacagtaaagaaattaagggcttTGGTGAGTGAATGCATAAGcagagctgagtccacaaaaagatcagccatgatcttattgaatgatggaatgggcttgatgggccagatggcccactcctgctcctatttcttatgttcttatttacACTTGGGTACACTTTAGCTACACAAGCTTGTTTCACTTTTTGGAGCAGTTAGTTGGGTACTTTATGAGGCAGAAAGGCAGCAGGGCTCTATGAGTTAAGGAAAAAACCCCATA contains the following coding sequences:
- the LOC132816100 gene encoding metalloreductase STEAP4-like, which gives rise to MDTNSTGLVPLHQTSSRKRLDHKQETICIFGTGDFGRSLGMRLLKSGYPVVYGSRDPRNSTLLPSGAQVFSHAEALNTSKIIFLAVHRENYDFISALSDQLDGKVLVDVSNNLKMNQYPESNAQYLSQLVPKTNVVKGFNTVSAWALQSGSLDANSQVFVCGDDNPSKQLVMDVARSISLTPLDQGSLLAAEELENYPLQLFPMWRLPLYITAGLTVFFFLYYVVLQVIYSYVTKNTDQTYRMIISIPNHVFPIVSLILLSLVYLPGVIAAFIQLRRGTKYKRFPDWLDRWMLCRKQLGLVSFAYGFLHVFYSLVKPLRYTHYWKQMNRIVSQVQKNATTELEMKWVWRSDLFYALGILGFFVFCLLGVTSLPSVSNAMNWREFRFVQSKLGHVTLLLCTAHAGVLGWNFFLKSTRYTWGLPPGYMLSMVIPCIVLILKLILITPCVDRMVTRIRQGWERKRKDSSNLKV